In a single window of the Salvelinus namaycush isolate Seneca chromosome 18, SaNama_1.0, whole genome shotgun sequence genome:
- the LOC120063353 gene encoding condensin complex subunit 2-like, with product MSVNVCAPCQLCKEGQKKLSGELEGIGDYDYNNTNDTANFCPGLQGGDSDDGEGFSGGADDTQPSADSNLASSQDHDDVSTYGEDDLVPEPHRVNKIEINYAKTAKKMDMKRLKNIMWNLLTDSLEKTAKQEMENAETSEVSGEKVFSQTTKTLLQSLPPTMAQNLSVPLAFVALLHLANEKNLELVKVDDMSDIVIKQGQ from the exons ATGTCAGTAAACGTGTGTGCTCCATGTCAGTTGTGTAAAGAGGGCCAGAAGAAGTTGTCTGGAGAGCTGGAAGGCATCGGAGACTACGACTACAACAACACCAACGACACAGCCAACTTCTGCCCTGGCCTGCAG GGTGGGGACAGTGATGATGGTGAAGGTTTCAGTGGAGGTGCAGATGACACCCAGCCTTCCGCAGACAGTAACCTCGCCTCCTCACAAGACCATGACGACGTGTCCACCTATGGGGAGGACGACCTGGTGCCAGAACCACACCGG GTGAACAAGATTGAGATAAACTACGCCAAAACAGCCAAGAAGATGGACATGAAGAGGCTTAAGAACATCATGTGGAATCTTCTGACTGACAGTCTGGAAAAAACAGCCAAG CAGGAGATGGAGAATGCTGAGACTTCAGAGGTGTCTGGGGAGAAAGTCTTCAGTCAGACCACAAAGACCCTGCTTCAAAG CCTGCCCCCCACCATGGCTCAGAACCTGTCTGTGCCCCTGGCGTTCGTCGCCCTGCTGCACTTGGCCAATGAGAAG AATTTGGAGCTTGTGAAGGTGGACGACATGTCAGATATCGTCATCAAGCAAGGTCAATGA